A single genomic interval of Devosia oryziradicis harbors:
- a CDS encoding MATE family efflux transporter: MSAPRLQHPFTVRHADVWKIALPASVAFITEPLVGVVDITVIGRLGDAGLLGGLVLGALLFDIVFALAYFLRIGTAGLVAQSVGARDPRDGLLHVVRAILLGVGIGIVMIALGAPILGLATLLLAPEAGAGAALADYFHYRIWSAPFSLINYALLGWFYGRASAKTGMSLQLLLHLLDITLSIWFVHGLGWGVAGAAIGTVIGQAVAAAAGLFLLLRHYGGFGAILRHIAPGELLDAAALKRMFGLSRDLMIRSAALMGAYAWFAAQGSRMGEVALSANAVLLNLLMIIAYFLDGIAQAAEQLTGKAVGANWRPAFDQAYRLSMLWGLALTLTLGIAWYLAGPLVIGLMTTNAAVQARALAYLPIAALCTVTFMPAFVYDGILIGTTLNTTMRNGMVVSLVVFLVSAMALQPIFGNWGLWAALHCWFIARGGIYWWALERRKAGLFVAAP; this comes from the coding sequence ATGTCCGCTCCCCGCCTCCAGCACCCCTTTACCGTGCGCCACGCCGATGTGTGGAAAATCGCGCTGCCGGCGTCGGTTGCCTTCATCACCGAACCGTTGGTGGGCGTGGTCGATATCACAGTGATCGGCCGGCTGGGCGATGCGGGGTTGCTGGGCGGCCTGGTGCTCGGCGCGCTGCTGTTCGATATCGTCTTCGCGCTGGCCTATTTCCTCCGGATCGGCACGGCCGGACTCGTTGCTCAATCCGTGGGTGCAAGAGACCCGCGCGATGGGCTGCTGCACGTCGTCAGGGCCATCCTGCTGGGCGTTGGCATCGGTATAGTGATGATTGCCCTGGGCGCGCCCATCCTTGGGCTCGCCACTCTACTGCTGGCGCCGGAAGCCGGTGCAGGTGCGGCCCTCGCCGACTATTTCCACTATCGCATCTGGTCAGCGCCCTTCTCGCTGATCAACTACGCGCTGCTGGGCTGGTTCTATGGCCGCGCCTCGGCAAAGACCGGCATGTCCCTGCAACTGCTGCTGCACCTGCTCGACATCACGCTTTCCATCTGGTTCGTGCACGGCCTGGGCTGGGGCGTGGCCGGTGCGGCCATCGGCACGGTGATCGGCCAAGCCGTTGCGGCCGCCGCGGGTCTGTTCCTGCTGCTGCGCCACTATGGTGGCTTTGGCGCCATCCTGCGCCATATTGCGCCGGGCGAGTTGCTTGATGCTGCGGCGCTCAAGCGCATGTTTGGCCTCAGTCGCGACCTGATGATCCGTTCGGCAGCGCTGATGGGCGCCTATGCCTGGTTTGCCGCGCAGGGTTCGCGCATGGGCGAGGTGGCGCTCTCGGCCAATGCCGTGCTGCTCAACCTTCTCATGATCATTGCCTACTTCCTCGACGGCATCGCCCAGGCGGCCGAACAACTGACCGGCAAGGCCGTTGGCGCCAATTGGCGACCGGCTTTCGACCAGGCCTATCGGTTGAGCATGCTGTGGGGTCTTGCCCTGACGCTGACCCTGGGCATCGCCTGGTATCTTGCCGGCCCGCTGGTCATCGGCCTGATGACAACCAATGCCGCGGTACAGGCCCGGGCCCTCGCCTACCTCCCCATTGCGGCTCTGTGCACGGTCACCTTCATGCCGGCTTTCGTTTATGATGGCATCCTGATCGGCACGACGCTCAATACCACGATGCGCAACGGCATGGTGGTGTCGCTGGTCGTGTTCCTCGTGTCTGCAATGGCGCTGCAGCCGATCTTCGGCAATTGGGGCCTATGGGCTGCCTTGCATTGCTGGTTCATCGCGCGCGGTGGGATCTATTGGTGGGCGCTGGAGCGCCGCAAGGCCGGTCTCTTCGTGGCTGCGCCCTAG
- a CDS encoding nucleoside/nucleotide kinase family protein yields the protein MAPERLHLTPQAALARLVPHILEMESRAHHRIAIGFAGGPGTGKSTLAAELVTMLNAVKPGSAALVPMDGFHMKHAKIEAMGATDRKGAPHTFEGADFVNFLHHLKSATGPVSGPGYSRKIEDTVDDAFTVQPEVRVLVVEGNYLLLTEGPWAGVKLQLDYSVFIDVPRELVRARLLRRHGEEGLFTEERNRAHIERNDLPNYDLVSQSQDRADVVISMDVER from the coding sequence ATGGCTCCCGAGCGGCTTCACCTGACACCGCAGGCCGCCCTGGCGCGGCTGGTGCCGCATATTCTTGAGATGGAAAGCCGGGCCCATCATCGCATCGCCATCGGCTTTGCCGGTGGGCCGGGCACCGGTAAATCCACACTCGCCGCCGAGTTGGTGACCATGCTCAACGCGGTCAAGCCCGGCAGCGCCGCGCTGGTGCCGATGGATGGCTTCCATATGAAGCACGCCAAGATCGAAGCCATGGGCGCGACCGATCGCAAGGGCGCGCCGCATACGTTTGAAGGCGCCGACTTCGTCAACTTCCTGCATCACCTCAAGTCGGCAACGGGCCCGGTCAGCGGACCCGGCTATTCCCGCAAGATCGAAGATACAGTCGACGATGCCTTCACCGTGCAGCCCGAGGTGCGGGTGCTCGTCGTCGAAGGCAATTATCTGCTGCTGACCGAAGGACCCTGGGCGGGCGTCAAGCTGCAACTCGATTATTCGGTGTTCATCGATGTGCCCCGCGAACTGGTGCGGGCGCGCTTGCTCAGGCGCCATGGCGAGGAGGGACTCTTCACCGAGGAGCGCAACCGCGCCCATATCGAGCGCAACGACCTGCCCAACTACGACCTGGTCAGCCAGTCGCAGGATCGGGCGGATGTGGTGATCTCGATGGATGTGGAGCGCTGA
- a CDS encoding DUF6460 domain-containing protein: MTDQPQTQIRRSPLERFLGGHPLSVMLKLAFISLLVGFVMSVFGLNVQGVIRGAVELLRETLRDGAGLIRNLGGYIVTGAALVIPVWLLMRLSKGR; encoded by the coding sequence ATGACCGATCAACCCCAGACCCAGATACGGCGTTCCCCGCTCGAGCGCTTCCTGGGTGGCCATCCTCTCAGCGTCATGCTCAAGCTGGCCTTCATCTCGTTGCTGGTCGGATTCGTGATGAGCGTATTCGGCCTCAACGTACAGGGCGTTATCCGCGGCGCCGTCGAGTTGCTGCGCGAGACCTTGCGCGACGGCGCCGGGCTCATCCGCAACTTAGGCGGCTATATCGTCACTGGCGCAGCCCTGGTCATTCCTGTCTGGCTGCTCATGCGTTTGAGCAAGGGGCGCTGA
- a CDS encoding ligase-associated DNA damage response DEXH box helicase has product MSTDVILPFIITDWFTRKGWAPRQHQLDVLASWQTGASALLIAPTGAGKTLAGFLPTLVDLAEGQFEGLHTLYISPLKALAVDVQRNLNAPIFEMGLKITAETRTGDTPASKRARQRAEPPNILLTTPEQLCLLISHPHADLFFGSLRRIVLDELHALVTSKRGELLSLALARIARLAPNLRITALSATVARPDLLRDWIAQPVPGQPTLLLTASGGAPPVLEILETEQRLPWAGHSANYAHRDLYETIKRHKTTLLFVNTRSQAEMLFQGLWAVNDDMLPIALHHGSLSVEQRRKVESAMVAGELKAVVCTSTLDLGIDWGDVDLVVQVGAPKGSSRMLQRIGRANHRLDEPSKAVLVPSNRFEVLECEAALEAVAESHQDSEDPVSGGYDVLAQHVLGMACASPFAADDLYDEVRRAWPYRDLPRGQFDRVVEFVATGGYALQAYERYARLKKTEDGKWRIANPQVAQQYRLNIGTIIEEPMVKVRLIRQRGLKKGQSNSPVGYGGRVLGEMEEYFFGTLLPGDTFMFGGEIVAFEGMKDNEAFVSRAQSANPKIPSYMGGKFPLSTYLAERVRRMLDTPESWSALPDQVSDWLRLQRDISVLPRRDSLLVETFPRGSQNFLVCYPFEGRLAHQTLGMLLTRRLERARARPLGFVASEYALAIWGLGDLSALVRTGRLSLDDLFAEDMLGDDLEDWLDESALMKRTFRNCAIIAGLIERRHPGKEKSGRQITMSSDLIYDVLYQHEPDHILIQATRRDAARGLLDIERLGDMLRRISGHIVHKPLARISPLAVPVMLDIGKEPIFGEGRESAMADAADELMREALGQS; this is encoded by the coding sequence TTGAGCACTGACGTTATCCTACCCTTCATCATCACCGACTGGTTTACCCGCAAGGGCTGGGCGCCGCGGCAGCATCAGCTCGATGTACTGGCCAGCTGGCAGACTGGCGCGTCGGCGCTGTTGATCGCCCCGACCGGTGCGGGCAAGACGCTGGCGGGCTTTTTGCCGACGCTGGTCGACCTGGCCGAGGGCCAGTTCGAGGGACTTCACACGCTCTACATCTCCCCGCTAAAGGCACTGGCGGTGGACGTTCAGCGCAACCTCAATGCACCCATCTTCGAGATGGGCCTCAAGATTACCGCCGAGACCCGCACGGGCGACACGCCGGCGTCGAAACGGGCGCGACAACGAGCCGAGCCGCCCAACATCCTGCTGACCACCCCGGAGCAACTGTGCCTGCTGATTAGCCACCCGCATGCCGACCTGTTCTTCGGCTCGCTGCGCCGCATCGTGCTGGACGAATTGCATGCATTGGTGACGTCCAAGCGTGGCGAGCTGTTGTCGCTGGCCCTGGCCCGCATCGCCAGGCTCGCGCCCAATCTGCGCATCACGGCACTCAGCGCCACCGTCGCTCGGCCGGACCTGCTGCGCGACTGGATCGCCCAGCCGGTGCCCGGGCAACCAACCCTCCTGCTGACGGCCTCGGGCGGCGCGCCTCCGGTGCTCGAAATTCTCGAAACCGAGCAGCGCCTGCCCTGGGCGGGCCACTCGGCGAACTACGCTCATCGCGATCTCTACGAGACCATCAAGCGGCACAAGACGACACTGCTTTTCGTCAATACGCGCAGCCAGGCCGAAATGCTGTTCCAGGGCCTGTGGGCAGTCAATGACGACATGCTGCCCATTGCCCTGCACCACGGTTCCCTGTCGGTGGAGCAGCGGCGCAAGGTGGAGAGCGCCATGGTGGCAGGCGAGCTCAAGGCCGTGGTCTGCACATCGACGCTGGATCTGGGCATCGACTGGGGCGATGTCGATCTGGTCGTGCAGGTCGGTGCGCCCAAGGGTTCTTCGCGCATGCTGCAGCGCATCGGCCGGGCCAATCACCGGCTCGACGAGCCGAGCAAGGCGGTGCTGGTCCCGTCCAACCGTTTCGAGGTGCTCGAATGCGAGGCGGCGCTGGAGGCAGTGGCCGAGAGTCATCAGGACAGCGAGGACCCTGTCAGCGGCGGCTATGACGTGCTGGCCCAGCATGTGCTGGGCATGGCCTGCGCTTCGCCGTTCGCCGCCGACGACCTTTATGATGAAGTGCGGCGCGCCTGGCCCTATCGCGACCTGCCGCGGGGGCAGTTCGACCGGGTGGTCGAATTCGTCGCCACCGGCGGCTATGCGCTCCAGGCCTATGAGCGCTATGCCCGCCTCAAGAAAACCGAGGACGGCAAGTGGCGTATCGCCAATCCGCAGGTGGCCCAGCAATACCGGCTCAATATCGGCACCATAATCGAGGAGCCGATGGTCAAGGTGCGGCTCATCCGCCAGCGCGGGCTCAAGAAGGGGCAAAGCAACAGCCCGGTCGGCTATGGCGGACGCGTACTGGGCGAGATGGAGGAATATTTCTTCGGCACGCTGCTGCCGGGCGACACATTCATGTTCGGCGGCGAAATCGTCGCCTTCGAAGGCATGAAGGATAATGAAGCATTCGTCAGCCGCGCCCAATCGGCCAATCCCAAGATCCCAAGCTATATGGGCGGCAAGTTCCCGCTCTCGACCTACCTGGCCGAGCGGGTCCGTCGCATGCTCGATACGCCAGAGAGCTGGAGCGCCCTGCCCGACCAGGTCAGCGACTGGCTTCGATTGCAGCGTGACATCTCGGTGCTGCCCCGGCGGGACAGCCTGCTGGTCGAGACCTTTCCACGCGGTTCGCAGAATTTTCTTGTCTGCTACCCCTTCGAGGGGCGGCTGGCGCATCAGACCTTGGGCATGCTGCTGACACGACGCCTCGAACGCGCACGGGCCAGGCCGCTCGGCTTCGTTGCCAGTGAATATGCCTTGGCCATATGGGGGCTTGGCGACCTCTCGGCGCTGGTCCGCACCGGCCGCCTTTCGCTCGACGACCTGTTCGCCGAAGACATGCTGGGCGACGACCTGGAAGACTGGCTGGACGAATCGGCGTTGATGAAGCGCACCTTCCGCAACTGCGCGATCATTGCCGGGCTGATCGAGCGCCGGCATCCGGGCAAGGAGAAGTCCGGGCGGCAGATCACGATGAGTTCCGATCTCATCTATGACGTGCTCTACCAGCACGAGCCCGACCATATCCTGATCCAGGCGACCCGCCGCGATGCCGCGCGAGGGCTACTCGACATCGAGCGGCTGGGCGACATGCTGCGGCGCATCAGCGGCCATATCGTGCATAAGCCGCTGGCGCGGATTTCCCCGCTCGCGGTGCCCGTCATGCTCGATATCGGCAAGGAGCCGATTTTCGGGGAAGGCCGCGAATCAGCTATGGCGGATGCTGCAGACGAATTGATGAGGGAAGCCCTCGGGCAATCTTGA
- the pdeM gene encoding ligase-associated DNA damage response endonuclease PdeM: protein MNYPLHQAEITETPILRFAGHNFEPLPSGGLYWHSQQTLLVADLHFEKMASFARRGQMLPPYDTGMTLARLEADLRRTGARRLISLGDSFHRADASSLLGNADRMRLDAITDMVECLWLSGNHDPAPHAIGGQCLPELTVSGLTLTHEPKRGASGLVAGHLHPAAHLHMEGRTARRPCFVHDNRLLILPAYGASTGSLNILSPAFVGLFHWPALEVTMLGKERTYPVSPKRLVRG, encoded by the coding sequence TTGAACTATCCGCTACACCAGGCCGAGATCACGGAGACGCCGATCTTGCGCTTTGCCGGCCATAATTTCGAACCCCTGCCCTCGGGCGGCCTCTACTGGCACAGCCAGCAGACCCTTCTCGTCGCGGACCTGCATTTCGAGAAGATGGCGAGCTTTGCGCGCCGCGGGCAGATGTTGCCCCCCTACGACACCGGCATGACGCTGGCGCGGCTCGAGGCCGACCTGCGGCGCACCGGGGCGCGCCGGCTGATTTCACTCGGCGACAGCTTTCATCGCGCCGATGCCAGCAGCCTGCTCGGCAATGCCGATCGGATGCGGCTCGATGCAATCACCGACATGGTCGAGTGCCTTTGGCTCTCGGGCAACCACGATCCGGCCCCGCATGCCATTGGCGGCCAGTGCCTGCCGGAGCTGACCGTTTCTGGCCTGACGCTGACGCATGAACCCAAGCGGGGTGCGAGCGGGCTCGTTGCCGGGCACCTGCATCCGGCGGCGCATCTGCATATGGAAGGGCGCACGGCACGGCGTCCCTGCTTCGTGCATGACAATCGCCTGCTGATCCTGCCGGCCTATGGCGCTTCGACGGGGTCGCTGAATATCCTGTCACCCGCCTTTGTCGGCCTCTTCCACTGGCCGGCCCTTGAGGTGACGATGCTGGGCAAGGAGCGGACTTATCCGGTGAGCCCCAAGCGGCTGGTGCGAGGATAG
- a CDS encoding TIGR02186 family protein, which produces MSRLLFILALLLGLAAPAHAERLVSQVSNDSVEITSSFDGERMTFYGAIIPDAGSEQKFVIGPFQVIVVVLGPTQTRVARQKTNVLGIWLNTDQIEFRDFPSYFHVLSSARLTDITDVTTLTTNLILPESHTLAASSEDWWKGAVFGRELVRLMTEEGLFGVQENGVSFPADNFYSARLTLPSNAPPGPYLALTYVFKNGEVIARKSEGFSVRKIGFERFLALSAVQQPLAYGVICVILALFTGWLGGVLFRR; this is translated from the coding sequence GTGAGCCGGCTGCTGTTCATCCTCGCGTTGCTGCTGGGCCTGGCGGCGCCGGCCCACGCCGAGCGCCTGGTCTCGCAGGTCTCCAACGACAGCGTCGAGATCACCTCGAGCTTCGACGGTGAGCGGATGACCTTTTATGGCGCCATCATTCCCGATGCCGGCTCGGAACAGAAGTTCGTCATCGGGCCTTTCCAGGTCATCGTCGTGGTCCTAGGCCCAACCCAGACACGGGTCGCCCGGCAAAAGACCAATGTGCTGGGTATCTGGCTCAATACCGACCAGATCGAGTTTCGCGATTTTCCCAGCTACTTCCACGTCCTGTCGAGCGCGCGCCTGACCGACATCACCGATGTGACCACCCTCACCACCAACCTCATCCTGCCCGAATCCCACACGCTGGCGGCCAGCAGCGAGGATTGGTGGAAGGGCGCGGTGTTCGGCCGCGAGCTGGTGCGGTTGATGACGGAAGAGGGCCTGTTCGGCGTCCAGGAAAATGGCGTCAGCTTTCCGGCCGACAACTTCTATTCGGCCCGACTGACGCTTCCCAGCAATGCCCCGCCGGGGCCTTACCTGGCTCTCACCTACGTGTTCAAGAACGGCGAGGTCATCGCCCGCAAGTCCGAGGGCTTCTCGGTGCGCAAGATCGGCTTCGAGCGCTTTCTGGCCCTATCCGCCGTGCAGCAGCCGCTGGCCTATGGTGTGATCTGCGTGATCCTGGCGCTGTTCACCGGCTGGCTGGGCGGCGTACTGTTCCGGCGGTAG
- a CDS encoding sulfite exporter TauE/SafE family protein, with the protein MQIYLPIAELSVNLFFLVGIGGAVGFLSGLFGVGGGFLLTPLLIFSGVPAPVAVASVTGQVVAASTSGALAHYRRGAVDLHLALYLVLSGVLGAFGGVATFALLRDAGQLDFFISLGFLVLLGSVGTLMLIESTRAILKQRKGIVVRERLPNQHSWIHGLPMRVRFKKSRLYISVLPVLIIGLFIGFVGSLLGIGGGFIMVPALVYLLRVPGNVVIGTSLAQVVAMMAATTILHAVQSQSVDILLAFCLMVGGTAGAQFGASAGKYLRGEQLRGLLALLVLAVAIRFGLSLVLAPADVFSMAVTGLKQ; encoded by the coding sequence TTGCAGATCTACCTGCCGATCGCCGAGCTATCCGTGAACCTCTTCTTTCTCGTGGGGATCGGAGGGGCGGTCGGATTTCTGTCGGGCCTGTTCGGGGTTGGCGGCGGTTTCCTGCTGACGCCGCTGCTGATCTTTTCCGGCGTGCCGGCCCCTGTCGCCGTGGCCTCGGTCACCGGCCAGGTCGTGGCCGCATCGACCTCCGGCGCCCTGGCGCATTACCGACGCGGCGCGGTCGACCTGCATCTGGCGCTCTATCTGGTGCTGTCGGGCGTATTGGGCGCCTTTGGTGGCGTCGCGACCTTTGCACTGCTGCGCGATGCCGGCCAGCTCGATTTCTTCATCTCCCTCGGCTTCCTGGTCCTGCTTGGTTCGGTCGGTACCCTGATGCTGATCGAATCCACCCGCGCCATCCTCAAGCAGCGCAAGGGCATCGTGGTGCGCGAGCGGCTGCCCAACCAGCACAGCTGGATCCATGGCCTGCCCATGCGCGTCCGCTTCAAGAAATCGCGGCTTTATATCAGCGTGCTGCCGGTGCTGATCATCGGCCTGTTCATTGGCTTTGTTGGCTCTCTGCTCGGCATTGGTGGCGGCTTCATCATGGTGCCCGCCCTGGTCTATCTCCTGCGCGTGCCGGGCAACGTCGTCATCGGTACGTCGCTGGCACAAGTGGTGGCCATGATGGCGGCCACCACGATTCTCCACGCGGTCCAGAGCCAGAGCGTCGACATCCTCCTGGCATTCTGCCTGATGGTTGGTGGCACGGCCGGCGCCCAGTTCGGCGCCTCGGCCGGCAAATACCTGCGCGGCGAACAGTTGCGCGGCCTCCTCGCGCTGCTGGTGCTGGCCGTGGCCATCCGGTTCGGACTGTCGCTGGTGCTTGCGCCCGCGGATGTGTTCAGCATGGCTGTTACGGGGCTCAAGCAGTGA
- a CDS encoding peptidoglycan-binding protein: MARAYQHSEMSDPAAEPQAGEWQALRGELVALLDQVEGRYAQQEPEEPALSGLARRVRNLRDQVVGPEPAVRRREALRTVKRAVDRFSERDDLGQFHADQDELTSAIAEIRGRQMSAPAAALGRRPRDMPEFRELSSLVGGLSGRLERLEGELKTQRSGNGSVREVAAQVEQLTHVVELLAGAVGETGQVKRLEAQIGALASLIESGPRVDLSAINKRLDDVSATVGKLAELQAQQMEREIAREERKPEPDKAVAALAPAMHAIEKSVRNVYDRIDAIEKNVALSSGDFDRLTSEMSAFTQAMKDGETAPGKLVAKVDALAARIGGFDAANGDVAGLKQDIASLRDAVIADMEPRFLRIESQIEALSDRMVPTDSSQVENQLKLLMARMDDTGNQLNSLAKLYSTQSDPADLEAMATLVAERTSDAVTRKAPAPVAMFGPDSLKSIEERLAGLIKSAGKTPDYDALAAMVAERTSEAVAKSAPAASSGISEEGMVALEQRMAALFNTAGKDTAERLTRLEAALSARHDRSVPSTPATAEEPEDRARFDAILTALAGPKSAAKSDSMPANPADEAPLVDPGFKDAGPVRAALDAKVGARPQAPAGEPPVAARPVFDPSSAERPPRPQSSLDPFVPPAMSAPQVEAPTSQSSTSTFVAAARRAQRARQEGTAPAAATSSNSLIGRALSRVMPGSAAAPAPAAEAPQAQPGPDKPAKPEKPAKATKPAKAKRGAATEAPVSPPSFGAEVETPVVKQSFLARHRRPLLLTAVLVAVSMLALNLVMQRMAATRAPAAPAAETTTTQPSATPAANEDVSLVRPEPRVIDMIDGTTTASINPNQPMSFTRAAAATPMPPTLAALSGSGGTDAVPLDVPADIVPDVTGSIPEPTAAVTETFELPPEGLGPLELRQAAADGDARAQFEIGAIYTEGRAITQDYVEAAKWYERSAAQGFVPAQYRIGNLYEAGQGVDKDFEVAKLWYQRGAEAGNRMAMHNLAALYAGGQLGEQQFESAAEWFAQAAARGMTDSQFNLGMLYARGLGVEQDFEQSYKWFALAALNGDADAAKARDDIAKSLTAEAVGRVNDEVKLWKPEPIDLAANFAPMGTWSASFDPGEVITTKDVVSKVQLVLSKLGFDVGVPDGMAGPKTSEAIKAFERGTGMNESGAVNPRLLAVLGSQPV, translated from the coding sequence ATGGCCCGCGCCTATCAACACTCGGAAATGTCCGATCCGGCAGCGGAACCGCAGGCCGGCGAATGGCAGGCGCTGCGCGGCGAACTGGTTGCCCTCCTCGACCAGGTCGAAGGGCGCTACGCCCAGCAGGAGCCTGAAGAACCAGCCCTTTCCGGCCTTGCGCGCCGCGTGCGCAATCTGCGCGACCAGGTGGTCGGCCCCGAGCCGGCTGTGCGTCGCCGCGAGGCGCTGCGGACCGTCAAGCGGGCTGTCGACCGTTTCAGCGAACGCGATGACCTGGGCCAGTTCCATGCCGACCAGGACGAACTGACCAGCGCCATTGCCGAGATTCGCGGCCGCCAGATGTCGGCACCGGCCGCCGCCCTGGGTCGCCGGCCCCGCGACATGCCCGAATTCCGCGAGCTGAGCTCGCTGGTTGGTGGCCTGTCGGGTCGTCTCGAGCGCCTGGAAGGCGAGCTCAAGACGCAGCGGTCGGGTAATGGCAGCGTGCGCGAGGTCGCCGCCCAGGTCGAGCAACTGACCCATGTTGTCGAACTGCTGGCTGGCGCCGTCGGCGAGACTGGCCAGGTCAAGCGCCTGGAGGCCCAGATCGGCGCCCTGGCGAGCCTGATCGAAAGCGGCCCCCGCGTCGACCTTTCAGCCATCAACAAACGACTCGACGACGTTTCGGCGACCGTGGGCAAGCTGGCCGAACTGCAGGCGCAGCAGATGGAGCGCGAGATCGCGCGCGAGGAGCGCAAGCCCGAACCCGACAAGGCAGTCGCCGCGCTGGCGCCGGCCATGCACGCGATCGAGAAGAGCGTCCGCAACGTCTATGACCGCATCGACGCCATCGAAAAGAACGTTGCGCTCTCGTCGGGCGACTTCGATCGCCTGACTTCGGAAATGTCGGCCTTCACCCAGGCGATGAAGGACGGCGAGACCGCTCCCGGCAAGCTGGTGGCCAAGGTCGATGCCCTGGCCGCCCGCATCGGCGGCTTCGACGCCGCCAACGGCGACGTGGCCGGCCTCAAGCAGGACATCGCCTCGCTGCGCGACGCCGTCATCGCTGACATGGAACCGCGCTTCCTGCGCATCGAGAGCCAGATCGAGGCGCTGTCGGACCGCATGGTGCCCACCGACTCCAGCCAGGTCGAAAACCAGCTCAAGCTGCTGATGGCCCGGATGGACGATACCGGCAACCAGCTCAACAGCCTCGCCAAGCTCTATTCGACCCAGTCCGATCCCGCCGACCTGGAAGCCATGGCCACGCTGGTCGCCGAACGCACCAGCGACGCAGTGACCCGCAAGGCGCCCGCGCCCGTTGCCATGTTCGGCCCCGATAGCCTCAAGAGCATCGAGGAGCGGCTGGCCGGTCTGATCAAGTCTGCCGGCAAAACCCCCGACTACGATGCCCTGGCGGCCATGGTGGCCGAGCGCACCTCCGAGGCGGTGGCAAAATCGGCTCCCGCTGCCAGCAGCGGCATCAGCGAGGAGGGCATGGTTGCGCTGGAGCAGCGCATGGCGGCGCTCTTCAACACCGCCGGCAAGGACACGGCCGAACGTCTGACCCGGCTCGAGGCAGCGCTGAGTGCGCGCCATGATCGCAGCGTCCCATCCACTCCCGCGACTGCCGAGGAGCCAGAGGACCGCGCCCGCTTCGACGCTATCCTGACGGCGCTGGCCGGCCCCAAGTCTGCTGCCAAGAGCGATTCCATGCCGGCCAATCCGGCCGATGAAGCGCCACTGGTCGATCCCGGCTTCAAGGATGCCGGTCCCGTGCGCGCGGCTCTGGACGCCAAGGTCGGGGCACGCCCGCAGGCTCCTGCCGGCGAACCGCCCGTTGCCGCGCGGCCCGTCTTCGACCCGAGCAGTGCCGAGCGTCCGCCCCGCCCGCAGTCGAGCCTTGATCCATTCGTGCCACCGGCCATGTCCGCGCCCCAGGTGGAGGCCCCGACCAGCCAGAGCAGCACCAGTACGTTTGTCGCCGCTGCGCGACGGGCCCAGCGCGCGCGCCAGGAGGGCACCGCGCCCGCCGCTGCGACGAGCAGCAACTCGCTGATTGGCCGCGCCCTGTCACGCGTCATGCCGGGATCCGCTGCCGCACCAGCTCCGGCCGCCGAAGCGCCGCAGGCCCAGCCCGGTCCGGATAAGCCCGCCAAGCCAGAAAAGCCTGCCAAGGCGACCAAGCCCGCCAAGGCAAAGCGCGGCGCTGCAACCGAAGCCCCCGTCTCGCCGCCGTCATTTGGCGCCGAAGTCGAGACGCCGGTCGTAAAGCAGAGCTTCCTCGCCCGCCATCGCCGGCCGCTGCTGCTGACGGCGGTGCTGGTTGCCGTCTCCATGCTGGCGCTGAACCTGGTCATGCAGCGCATGGCTGCAACGCGCGCGCCTGCAGCGCCAGCGGCGGAGACGACCACCACCCAGCCCTCGGCAACGCCGGCGGCCAACGAGGATGTGTCCCTGGTTCGTCCGGAGCCGCGCGTCATCGACATGATCGATGGCACGACGACGGCGTCGATCAATCCGAACCAGCCCATGAGCTTTACCCGCGCGGCTGCGGCCACCCCCATGCCGCCCACGCTCGCCGCGCTGTCTGGAAGCGGGGGCACCGATGCCGTGCCGCTGGACGTGCCGGCCGATATCGTGCCTGATGTCACCGGCAGCATTCCCGAGCCAACTGCCGCCGTGACCGAAACCTTCGAACTGCCGCCCGAAGGCCTTGGTCCGCTGGAACTGCGACAGGCCGCCGCCGATGGCGATGCGCGCGCCCAGTTCGAAATCGGTGCGATCTACACCGAAGGCCGCGCCATCACCCAGGACTATGTCGAAGCGGCCAAGTGGTACGAGCGTTCCGCCGCGCAGGGCTTTGTTCCGGCCCAGTACCGCATCGGCAACCTCTACGAAGCCGGACAGGGCGTGGACAAGGATTTCGAGGTAGCCAAGCTGTGGTACCAGCGCGGTGCCGAAGCCGGCAATCGCATGGCCATGCACAACCTCGCCGCGCTCTATGCCGGCGGCCAGCTCGGCGAACAGCAGTTCGAATCGGCCGCCGAGTGGTTTGCCCAGGCCGCCGCGCGCGGCATGACCGACAGCCAGTTCAACCTGGGCATGCTCTATGCCCGTGGGCTGGGCGTCGAACAGGACTTCGAGCAATCCTACAAATGGTTCGCTCTCGCGGCCCTCAATGGTGATGCCGATGCTGCCAAGGCGCGCGACGACATCGCCAAGTCGCTGACGGCCGAGGCGGTCGGTCGCGTCAACGACGAGGTCAAACTGTGGAAGCCCGAGCCCATCGACCTGGCCGCCAACTTTGCGCCGATGGGCACCTGGTCGGCCAGCTTCGATCCGGGTGAAGTCATCACCACCAAGGATGTCGTGTCCAAGGTGCAGCTGGTATTGAGCAAGCTCGGCTTCGATGTCGGCGTGCCCGATGGCATGGCTGGTCCCAAGACCTCCGAGGCCATCAAGGCGTTCGAACGTGGCACCGGGATGAATGAGAGCGGCGCCGTCAACCCGCGCCTGCTCGCCGTGTTGGGCAGCCAGCCGGTCTAG